A genome region from Anopheles stephensi strain Indian chromosome 2, UCI_ANSTEP_V1.0, whole genome shotgun sequence includes the following:
- the LOC118503288 gene encoding protein Skeletor, isoforms B/C, translating to MKGMQFLYGSAVRWRGSVTVTRILATLLLLATVLLNHAASQKPEDGPYRGKYIGKFNSYHHQASGDVYAVDEYTFLLTGFNYDGNGVDTFFWSGASNRPGPQGFIVPDEYGKTNILERYFNKDFTLRLPDNKKITEVKWLAVYDLNSQNNFADVYIPEDFEPPVPQKAGSLTVIAGGPMVSSDTIDILDSKTIRITDFTYDGKAGDQAEVHFWVGVGPSPSSKGSKVPDEMGYLDPIRAYDRETITLELPGDMTIFDIDWFSVYDVGARRDYGSILISDDLNVPPSLVRVTPHTESLPNCRQLHKDYRVSWEVFGPQITIQLAGNVQQDEYLSFGLSGSEQRSQMLGADVVVAFIDGHRGYAVDYNITSLAPCVQVLGQNKGVCRDDVVGGLDSFQLHTFSREDDINTITFRRTLISSDSGDKEFLLDRPMYVVWAMGRLDSNNEPTYHDVYPKRNVQIHFNTSEPVNDCFSFTSREDNLKDVWERQQIFDRSVRSFTATLGPAGGKRGYQGITGHVSNGLAWYINGFLVPELWLRRGLTYSFLVRGGNNPHSPEFYHPLVITDEPHGGFDRLSDARQSEIRVLAGVEFTRRGRPKPIAAGPLCLARHPEGQDRRLDDNFATFKKFNRTLKWSCDSGEPAVLEITPNTSWPDVVYYNSFTHANMGWKIHIVDSYSQSARNHGTIYSFDHSIRLLLFTSILVVWARLQK from the exons ATGAAAGGTATGCAGTTTTTGTACGGATCTGCCGTTCGGTGGCGCGGATCGGTGACCGTCACTAGGATTCTGGCcacgctgttgctgcttgcgACGGTTTTGCTAAACCATGCTG CAAGTCAAAAACCGGAAGATGGCCCGTACCGGGGGAAGTACATCGGCAAGTTTAACTCCTACCATCACCAAGCGTCAGGAGATGTGTACGCCGTGGACGAGTACACGTTCCTACTGACCGGCTTCAACTACGACGGTAACGGTGTCGATACGTTCTTCTGGTCCGGCGCGAGCAACCGTCCCGGGCCGCAAGGATTCATCGTACCGGACGAGTATGGAAA GACAAACATCCTAGAACGGTACTTCAACAAAGATTTCACGCTTCGCCTACCGGACAACAAGAAGATCACGGAGGTGAAATGGTTGGCCGTGTACGATCTAAACTCGCAGAACAACTTTGCTGACGTGTACATCCCGGAAGACTTTGAACCGCCCGTACCGCAAAAGGCGGGCAGCCTAACGGTCATCGCCGGTGGTCCAATGGTATCGAGCGATACGATCGACATACTCGACTCGAAAACGATTCGCATCACCGACTTCACCTACGATGGAAAGGCGGGCGATCAAGCGGAAGTACATTTCTGGGTCGGCGTTGGTCCATCGCCATCGTCCAAAGGCAGCAAGGTGCCGGACGAGATGGGCTACCTGGACCCGATACGGGCGTACGATCGCGAAACGATCACGCTGGAACTTCCGGGTGATATGACCATCTTCGACATCGATTGGTTCAGCGTGTACGATGTGGGAGCACGTCGGGATTATGGGTCAATCCTCATTTCGGACGATCTAAACGTGCCGCCGTCGCTGGTACGCGTTACGCCGCACACCGAGTCGCTGCCGAACTGTCGCCAACTGCACAAAGATTACCGCGTGTCGTGGGAAGTGTTTGGACCGCAAATTACGATTCAACTTGCAGGAAACGTACAGCAGGACGAATATTTGTCGTTTGGACTGTCCGGTTCGGAGCAGCGTAGTCAAATGCTGGGCGCGGACGTCGTTGTTGCATTCATCGATGGACATCGGGGATATGCGGTGGACTATAACATCACCTCGCTTGCGCCGTGTGTGCAAGTGCTTGGTCAAAACAAGGGCGTATGCCGTGACGATGTGGTGGGAGGACTGGACAGCTTTCAGCTGCACACGTTCAGCCGGGAGGACGACATCAACACGATCACGTTCCGGCGTACACTCATTTCGTCCGATTCCGGCGACAAGGAGTTCCTGCTGGACCGACCGATGTACGTGGTGTGGGCGATGGGTCGCCTCGATTCTAACAATGAGCCTACCTACCACGACGTCTACCCGAAACGAAATGTACAGATCCACTTCAACACTTCCGAGCCGGTCAACGACTGTTTCAGCTTTACAAGTCGTGAAGACAATCTGAAGGATGTGTGGGAACGTCAGCAAATCTTCGATCGGTCCGTCCGATCGTTCACGGCCACGCTTGGTCCTGCTGGAGGCAAGCGAGGCTACCAAGGCATTACCGGACACGTTTCCAATGGATTGGCATGGTACATCAATGGGTTCCTCGTGCCGGAGCTGTGGTTGCGGCGTGGCCTCACCTACTCGTTTCTGGTACGTGGCGGCAACAATCCTCACTCGCCCGAGTTCTACCATCCGCTCGTGATCACGGACGAACCGCACGGCGGTTTCGACAGGCTTTCCGATGCACGGCAGAGCGAAATTCGTGTCCTGGCGGGTGTGGAGTTTACACGCCGCGGACGTCCGAAACCGATAGCCGCTGGTCCGCTATGTCTAGCACGCCACCCGGAGGGACAAGATCGCCGATTGGATGACAATTTTGCCACGTTCAAAAAGTTCAACCGCACGCTCAAGTGGAGCTGCGATTCCGGCGAGCCGGCGGTGTTGGAGATTACACCGAACACCAGCTGGCCGGACGTGGTGTACTATAACAGCTTTACCCACGCAAACATGGGCTGGAAGATACACATAGTTGATAGTTACAGCCAGTCGGCGCGTAATCACGGTACGATCTACAGCTTCGATCACTCGATTCGGTTACTGCTCTTCACGAGCATTCTCGTCGTGTGGGCAAggttgcaaaaataa